tggCGTTGGCATATTCACATTGAACTGGGAATTAGATGAGCCTGAAGGTATTACACCGCAGAGTCTCCCCACGGCTTGCGTTAGATCGTCGTATTCCAATTCATAGAACTGTAAATCGCtttcgatttttttaatatactccttcttccttttcctgAATTTAGACGCAGCAACTCTATTCCTCTCCAAaaactcttttcttttattctccTGTTCTTCTGTTTCATCCATTATTGTATTGTTCGAGGTTTTACTATTATCAACGTCATCTCTTGACCCTGACGTGACCGTGACGGTTGAGTTTTTTCTGGATGTAGAGTTCTTTCTTAAAACTTTGGAAGTCGAACTCGTGCTAgacattcttcttttcctttttcgcGTCTTATCATCAAACAGGTCATTGTTCTCTAGTTGAGTCGTTAAATGtgcattttcattgtgAATGTGGGTAGATTGTTGAATACCATTGAACTCTACTGGATTgtccattttcattgttgttTTCGATGAAGTGCTGGGGGAAGGATTGTTATTACCGGTAGTGCTATTAATGATGACATCCGTGATATTCGTTGGTGGTGCCGATTTGTATACTGGATTGGTTAATACCGGAGCAGATGGCAGGTTTAGAAGAGAACTTAATCCCGGCGTAAGTGGCGTACCATTTGCAGTTGGATGCATTATATTAACATGAGTGTGGTTTTCAGCATTTCCATTCGTGGTGACACTTTTGTTAGCATTCTTACCGTTTGTAACagtatttttattgattGAAGGTAGCACAGGATAGTTATATGATTGTGTAAGAATACCAGGAGTCAATCCGCTCCTTATATTGGACTCATTAGGTGTCAACCCGGACTTAGATAGGTTTAATAAAAAGCCAGGCATTTGTGAATCGTTCGTAGGGAAGCCATTGCCGTTGGTATTGGCAGGGACATTGGAGTTTCGTGGCTGGCATACTAATGAAGGCCCTGAAGGAGGAGATCCGCTCGGGTATAGGGATCCAGAAATAGAAGATACGCCTAATGTGTTGGGTATTGAATTCGAAGTCGAGGCAGAATGTGAACTTGGATTAGGATTTGAAGTTGAATTGGCTTGGTACAAGATGGAAGGAGAGAGTAGCAGCGGCGGCAATTTTTTGGACCCCCCTGGCGTGAGTATAGGTGGAGATATGATGGTTGGCCTTGGTTGACTTGGTAAAAAGTTTGGCGAGTCCTTTTTTACCTCATTATGACTAGTGTTATCTGCTATCGTTCGGTTTCTGTTTTCTTCTGGTATACTGTTCAAACTTTGAGTGGGACGTTGGGAATGGTGGTTGAGCGTTGAAACCGAACTGCTTCTCGAAGGGTCTTTTGACTGAGATGGACGAGGGACAGCGCCTGGAAGTGATGAGGCTTTCTTGGAAGAGGCAAAGCTTTGCTCAAAAGGATTTGGTTCTAGGTCAAAAGTCGAAACAGTACTTGGTTGTCTTGAACGCTCCTCGCTTGACATAATAATTAAACTGCAGTCAGAGAGTAGGCAGATATATTTGGAATACTagaattaaaaaagaaagaataaagtgaaaatcaaaaatcaCAAATGGCCCTaaaattttataaaaaattaaaagttGGTAAAATAATAGGAATTCAATAAGTATAAATTCctatattaaaaaaaggaGAACTTTTAAGTAC
The Saccharomyces kudriavzevii IFO 1802 strain IFO1802 genome assembly, chromosome: 14 DNA segment above includes these coding regions:
- the SKO1 gene encoding Sko1p (similar to Saccharomyces cerevisiae SKO1 (YNL167C); ancestral locus Anc_2.86) — translated: MSSEERSRQPSTVSTFDLEPNPFEQSFASSKKASSLPGAVPRPSQSKDPSRSSSVSTLNHHSQRPTQSLNSIPEENRNRTIADNTSHNEVKKDSPNFLPSQPRPTIISPPILTPGGSKKLPPLLLSPSILYQANSTSNPNPSSHSASTSNSIPNTLGVSSISGSLYPSGSPPSGPSLVCQPRNSNVPANTNGNGFPTNDSQMPGFLLNLSKSGLTPNESNIRSGLTPGILTQSYNYPVLPSINKNTVTNGKNANKSVTTNGNAENHTHVNIMHPTANGTPLTPGLSSLLNLPSAPVLTNPVYKSAPPTNITDVIINSTTGNNNPSPSTSSKTTMKMDNPVEFNGIQQSTHIHNENAHLTTQLENNDLFDDKTRKRKRRMSSTSSTSKVLRKNSTSRKNSTVTVTSGSRDDVDNSKTSNNTIMDETEEQENKRKEFLERNRVAASKFRKRKKEYIKKIESDLQFYELEYDDLTQAVGRLCGVIPSGSSNSQFNVNMPTPSSSSSLPSTSLLSLLENSISRNDYSSAMSILSNVKQIIYETSFYRRGGKNPRDDMDAQDDQNCFNKDISIVKNENSGYPPINSRPIILDKKYPLNSGPNISKSNSTDCVGNSTQSIISSCYPVPNPLVINANPDTHDTNNQDVLSTLPHNN